The Psychrobacter raelei genome contains the following window.
CCTGCCCCATCAAATCTTAACTGGCACAACATGGCATGTGCGTCACCTACCCTCAAAACATGAATTTAGCTATCCCTACCGCTATTGGGGGCTGAGTCTAAATAGACTGGTGGCAGGCGATTTCCCAGATAAGCTTGGTAAGGCTTGGAATAATTTGCATCATTTTGATTTTTCTGACTATGTTGAGCTAGAAAAGGTGGAGCATGCTCATTATAAGAATGCACAATATGTAACAGATGATCTTACGGATAAACAGCGACAAGCACAGCAGTGGCAACATAAAGTCTTACAACAGTTTCAGCGATTGACCGATAGCGCGCCTAGCGGCGACATCTTAGCACTGGTAGTGAGCCGAAATTTGGGGTTTTATTTTAGTCCTGTTAACTTCTATATTGGCTTTAATGCTAAGGGCGATGTCAGTCATCTGTTGGCAGAGATTAGCAATACGCCATGGGACAAACGTCATTTTTATGGGTTCAAACTAGACGGCAATATCAGCGAATTTAGCCACAATAAAGGCTTTCATGTCTCACCCTTTAACCCTCTTGACCAAACATACACTTGGAAGGTTAAGCTCGTAGATAATCCGCTTGGATTAAAGCAGCTCATATTAAGCATTCAAGTATCAGACAGCAGAGGCAAGGTGTTTGAGGCCGGTATCAACATGACGCCTCAAGCTATGACCGTTTCAAATATTACTAAAACCCTCACCAACAATCCTGTTATGAATTACAGCTCGATGCGCCGTATTTACTGGCATGCATTGTTAATATACGCCTTAAAAAAAGTACCTTACATGGGTTACAACCAACGATTACAGGGCAGTAAACAAGCCGCTCATGTTGCTAGCCGGCAACACAATGATCAAATTAGAGAGCCTAAAATGTTAATACAGCCACACCACCCTACAGACAGAAAAACGCACTCATTGGTCAAGCGTGTGACAAATAGCCCTGCGCTAACCCCTGTTAAGCTTGGTATTGATGTGGTGTCTCGCCGTGTCTTATTTAAAGCCTTATCTTACTTACAATTTGGCAGCATCACGGTTATTGAAGGCCAAGGCTCCAATAAAACCAGAAAACGCCGTAAAACGCACAACACCTTTACCTTTGGCAACAAACCTCAAAAATTAAACCCTAAATTTAGTGGTGAGGTGGCAGGCAATCATGCGCTTCATGCCGTGCTAGAGGTGCATAATAAAGACTTCTATCGCAAGCTGATCACAGGTGGCGATATTGCCCTTGCAGACAGCTATATTAACGGTGAATGGGAGGTGGATGACCTCACCGCTTTGATTCGACTTGGTGCCCGCAATAAAAATATAAGCCATAAACTTGACGGTAAGCTTAGCAAGCTGACAAAAACCTTTGAGTTTAAAAAACATAAATCTCGTTCAAACACAGTCAGCAATTCAAAATCGAATATCCTAGCGCATTATGACCTTGGTAATGACATGTATCAGTCGTTCTTGGACGATAGCATGATGTATTCCTCCGCCATTTATCCAGCACTGGGGGCAACGCTTTATGAGGCTCAGCAACATAAATTAAAAACACTCTGCACATTGTTAGAGCTAACGCCTGAGGATCATGTGATTGAAATCGGTACAGGCTGGGGCGGATTTGCCATTTATGCCGCGACGCACTATGGCTGCAAAGAACTGCTTAGGGTCGGTAAAGGCAATGGCAGGGGCATTCCAAGTCACCGAAAGCATATACTGCTTGCCTTGTAATAATCCACCAGAGCCGTAGTTCTTCTCAGGGTCTTGGCGCGTACGCCCATCGCTTTGATATAAGCGGCCGTGACCTAGAGTGAACACCTCGTCGATATACTTCTTGACTATCCAAGGCACACCCATCCACCAAGCCGGCGTCTGCTGAATGACCACATCTGCCCACAGCCACTTTTGTATCTCTTCTTCTACCTCATAGCCGGCATCAATGTGGGTGACTTGTACCTGATGCCCCAAATCTAGCAGATGCGCTTTTGCCGCCTACGTCATGGTGTCATTAAGCTTGCCATGTGAATGGGCAAAGTTTTTGCCGCCATTTAAGATTAATATGTTTGTCATGTTAATTACTCTGTATCTATTTAATCATTTTAAAGCCAAAAGCCAGAGGTCTTGGCCTCTATTTGAATGTCAAAACATTAATCCCAAATGGGTGCCAGACCCTCAGGATCGACTTCACGGCTGTTGGCCTCTAACTGATCAATTTGTGCCATCTGCTCATCACTTAACGTGATATGTTGGGCTTGTAAGTTGCTGGCGAGATTTTCACGCTTTGTGGATGAAGGAATAACCGCGTACCCTTTGGCCAATGCCCACGCTAAAAGACTCCACCTTATATGCCACGCTGCTGGCTTAAGTCAGATTCGAATTCTAGCCAGCCCAGCCTATTTACAGCCACAGGGCACACCGCAAGGCGTAGAAGACTTAGCTCACCATCAGCTACTGGTATTTAATGCTCTACCTAAGCTTAATGATTGGCCAATATATGATGCCTTTAATAACCTATTTCACGCTCAGACCAATATCAAGGCCGATAGTGGTGAGACCTTAAGACAACTGGCCTTATGCGGTACTGGCATTGTCTGCTTATCTGACTTTATGACCCAGCAAGATATTAAAGAAGGACGCTTGATTGAGCTGTTTGCGTCAAGCACCATAAAAATGCAGCAGCCCATTAATCTGGTCTACTATAAAAATAGAAAACTGTCACAGCGGGTCAGCTCATTTATTGATTTTATGAAAAAAGAGTTTGGTACCTCTAAGCCATTTTAATCTGTATCTTTATATGGCGGTATGCGCTCTAAAACCAGCCTTCTTGCAAAAGATGCTCAGTATTACTCAGCTCAAACCCAGTGACCAAATCATAGAAGGTGCCTGGGTCCTCGATGCCCTCTAACAGCTCGCGCTTATGCAAGGCCACAAACATCGCCAGCGAATAGGCCGGACAATGCACATTCTTTTTTGGGTTAAATGAGATGTCAGTAAAGGCTTGATACTGTAGTACTTCTTGATGCAAGTGCGGATTTTGTTTTAAGGCATTCACATACAGCCAGTCATAAAACACCGTTAAAGGCTCAAGCCCCCAGACCATACCAAAGTAATCATAGCCAGTGATTTCTCCTGAGCTTATAAGGCGCTCATCTTTTTTGGCCTGTCTGGGTGCGGCATCTAACAAATCTACAAAGGGGCCACCGCCTTTAAATACTTTGCTGGCTTGATACGC
Protein-coding sequences here:
- a CDS encoding DUF1365 family protein translates to MRHLPSKHEFSYPYRYWGLSLNRLVAGDFPDKLGKAWNNLHHFDFSDYVELEKVEHAHYKNAQYVTDDLTDKQRQAQQWQHKVLQQFQRLTDSAPSGDILALVVSRNLGFYFSPVNFYIGFNAKGDVSHLLAEISNTPWDKRHFYGFKLDGNISEFSHNKGFHVSPFNPLDQTYTWKVKLVDNPLGLKQLILSIQVSDSRGKVFEAGINMTPQAMTVSNITKTLTNNPVMNYSSMRRIYWHALLIYALKKVPYMGYNQRLQGSKQAAHVASRQHNDQIREPKMLIQPHHPTDRKTHSLVKRVTNSPALTPVKLGIDVVSRRVLFKALSYLQFGSITVIEGQGSNKTRKRRKTHNTFTFGNKPQKLNPKFSGEVAGNHALHAVLEVHNKDFYRKLITGGDIALADSYINGEWEVDDLTALIRLGARNKNISHKLDGKLSKLTKTFEFKKHKSRSNTVSNSKSNILAHYDLGNDMYQSFLDDSMMYSSAIYPALGATLYEAQQHKLKTLCTLLELTPEDHVIEIGTGWGGFAIYAATHYGCKELLRVGKGNGRGIPSHRKHILLAL
- a CDS encoding DarT1-associated NADAR antitoxin family protein translates to MEHAQTATEQKPVFMPRVGSDNLVKTDMVRIERHVGFATRQKKKTLNDLHRVIKKKYGFKNVLELSSKSGNKLSFPLSPVSLKITNEEDGQQYSVENAYQASKVFKGGGPFVDLLDAAPRQAKKDERLISSGEITGYDYFGMVWGLEPLTVFYDWLYVNALKQNPHLHQEVLQYQAFTDISFNPKKNVHCPAYSLAMFVALHKRELLEGIEDPGTFYDLVTGFELSNTEHLLQEGWF
- a CDS encoding LysR substrate-binding domain-containing protein, yielding MDEGITAYPLANAHAKRLHLICHAAGLSQIRILASPAYLQPQGTPQGVEDLAHHQLLVFNALPKLNDWPIYDAFNNLFHAQTNIKADSGETLRQLALCGTGIVCLSDFMTQQDIKEGRLIELFASSTIKMQQPINLVYYKNRKLSQRVSSFIDFMKKEFGTSKPF